From Gloeomargarita sp. SKYB120, the proteins below share one genomic window:
- a CDS encoding glycosyltransferase family 39 protein, with protein sequence MNRRWLLGLTVLSLVAWLIRLDNVPLRDVDEGQVALVARDIFCTGNWLFPTRMGEPYLNKPPLVHWLTAAAYHLGGITDWTTRLPAALLSALAVPGMYVLGWQVFGQEFAARWSALVFLTLLPVVRHGRLAMLDGTVVTGLVWLLVATALTRQQVRWSWVMGLLLGLLALTKGLIAVPLGVIALAFLLWDSPQVLKKPRFWVGLVLGTLPGLSWFMLQLLHYGPVFIREHLVKQSLARTWEVVGGEPGPPWYYVQHLFFHSWPWFFFWPLGLVNAWRNRDESWAKLSLLGTGIFLGVISAMTTKITWYVMPVYPFFALTVGAYITQIWQCKVIWPRWWAYVFGFLTVGAIGTGIYYGLIVGQLELLGVLLILTMTLAGTTWYLWRQKRQFLVILTGGFYLSIVALMTTPYWNWELNNSEFAVKPVAQLVREFVPPNYDVYISRHHSRRTLDFYSGRRIEAHPKEKLVEFWQARSPRPFLLIKTKELSQFNLPGHRVYGQAENYTLVGPDVGFTPKPMPAKCPLPKL encoded by the coding sequence ATGAACCGGCGGTGGCTCCTGGGGTTGACGGTTCTCTCACTCGTGGCGTGGTTGATCCGTCTGGACAATGTACCGCTGCGGGATGTGGATGAAGGTCAAGTTGCTCTGGTGGCGCGGGATATTTTTTGCACGGGCAACTGGTTGTTCCCCACCCGCATGGGCGAACCCTATCTCAACAAACCGCCGCTGGTGCATTGGTTAACCGCTGCTGCCTATCACTTGGGGGGGATAACCGACTGGACAACCCGCTTACCGGCGGCCTTATTGAGTGCGCTGGCTGTGCCAGGGATGTACGTTTTGGGGTGGCAAGTCTTTGGTCAAGAATTCGCGGCGCGCTGGTCAGCTTTGGTGTTTTTGACCCTGTTGCCGGTGGTGCGACACGGGCGCTTGGCGATGTTGGATGGCACAGTGGTCACCGGCTTGGTCTGGCTATTGGTGGCCACCGCACTCACTCGACAGCAAGTGCGCTGGAGTTGGGTGATGGGGTTGCTGCTGGGACTGCTGGCCTTGACCAAAGGGTTAATTGCGGTGCCGCTAGGGGTGATTGCGCTGGCCTTTTTGCTGTGGGATAGTCCCCAGGTACTCAAAAAGCCAAGGTTTTGGGTGGGATTGGTGTTGGGAACGTTACCTGGGCTGAGTTGGTTTATGCTGCAACTTCTTCACTATGGTCCTGTGTTCATCCGAGAGCACTTGGTGAAACAAAGCCTCGCCCGCACCTGGGAAGTGGTCGGTGGTGAACCGGGTCCCCCCTGGTATTACGTGCAGCACTTGTTTTTCCACAGTTGGCCCTGGTTTTTCTTTTGGCCGCTGGGGTTGGTCAATGCCTGGCGAAACCGGGATGAATCCTGGGCGAAATTGAGCCTACTGGGAACTGGGATATTTCTGGGCGTTATCTCAGCGATGACCACAAAAATCACCTGGTATGTGATGCCCGTATATCCCTTTTTTGCCTTGACGGTGGGAGCCTACATCACTCAAATCTGGCAATGCAAAGTTATCTGGCCGCGCTGGTGGGCTTATGTATTTGGGTTCTTAACAGTGGGAGCGATTGGCACCGGAATTTACTACGGGCTAATCGTAGGGCAATTAGAGTTGCTCGGAGTACTGCTGATATTAACAATGACGCTAGCAGGAACTACTTGGTATCTCTGGCGACAAAAGCGGCAGTTTCTGGTGATATTAACAGGGGGCTTTTACTTATCCATCGTGGCTTTGATGACCACCCCCTATTGGAACTGGGAATTGAATAACTCCGAATTTGCTGTGAAACCCGTCGCCCAATTGGTGAGAGAATTTGTCCCACCCAACTATGACGTCTATATTTCCCGTCATCACAGCCGGAGAACCTTGGATTTTTACAGTGGCCGGCGCATCGAAGCCCATCCCAAAGAAAAACTAGTGGAGTTCTGGCAAGCGCGTTCACCCCGTCCCTTTTTACTCATCAAGACCAAAGAGTTAAGCCAGTTCAATTTACCAGGGCATCGCGTTTACGGCCAAGCAGAAAACTACACGCTTGTCGGCCCAGATGTTGGGTTTACACCCAAACCCATGCCTGCAAAGTGTCCATTACCGAAGTTGTGA